From Watersipora subatra chromosome 2, tzWatSuba1.1, whole genome shotgun sequence, one genomic window encodes:
- the LOC137387334 gene encoding SH2 domain-containing adapter protein E-like: MVLEHVSTLDSRTIYEGGVIHASDTQFKKKLGSSRRAVWLARRRSRSLDSSDFLCDYTALQRSNQLSTKKSLKKEEQRSVSTDSIYEDAAEVGLIKGLSLNDDEIDGESQQRDLSLRRKCQSLSDIDYENVRLQGLTQTNQIKYENVDLKEDVTSRRYCQDSVYDEPWQTVDALQLLLKEKHLDLPLQDVRNEKEVTPTIANNMVNVKLPLLQQSWYHDEISRSDAEQILKMNPVGAFLVRVNSLQRKDLTLSVRTSHEVVHLIAVRQKDCKYILGQFSEPFESAAAMIKYYTEQPLKINGAEKILLTYPVHCDISLAP; this comes from the exons ATGGTACTCGAACACGTTTCCACT CTGGATTCCAGAACCATTTATGAAGGAGGTGTCATCCACGCGTCAGATACTCAGTTCAAGAAAAAACTGGGCTCCAGTAG AAGGGCGGTATGGCTAGCGAGGCGAAGGTCAAGGTCATTAGACTCTTCTGACTTTCTCTGCGATTACACAGCCTTACAGCGTTCTAACCAATTGAGCACGAAGAAATCCTTAAAAAAGGAGGAGCAACGTTCTGTTTCGACTGATAGCATATATGAAGATGCTGCAGAGGTCGGATTGATTAAAGG TCTTTCTTTAAATGATGACGAAATTGATGGTGAGTCTCAGCAAAGGGACCTGAGCTTAAGAAGGAAGTGCCAGTCGCTGAGCGATATAGACTATGAGAATGTGAGGCTACAGGGCTTGACCCaaacaaatcaaatcaaatatgAAAATGTCGATCTCAAGGAAGATGTCACTTCAAGGCGCTACTGCCAAG ACAGTGTATACGATGAACCCTGGCAGACGGTAGATGCCCTTCAGCTGTTGCTCAAAGAAAAGCACTTAGACTTACCTCTGCAGGATGTGAGAAATGAAAAAGAGGTAACGCCCACCATTGCCAACAACATGGTAAACGTTAAGCTACCTCTGCTCCAACAaag CTGGTATCATGATGAGATCTCCCGCTCAGATGCTGAACAAATTCTGAAAATGAACCCAGTTGGTGCTTTCCTTGTCAGGGTGAACAGTCTACAGCGCAAGGATCTTACTCTATCTGTCAG AACTAGCCATGAGGTGGTCCATTTGATAGCTGTGAGACAGAAGGACTGCAAGTACATTCTGGGACAGTTTAGTGAGCCGTTTGAGTCAGCAGCTGCCATGATAAAATATTACACTGAACAGCCCCTTAAGATAAATGGAGCTGAAAAAATCCTTCTTACATATCCTGTGCATTGTGACATTTCTTTGGCACCCTGA